A part of Candidatus Parvarchaeota archaeon genomic DNA contains:
- a CDS encoding 30S ribosomal protein S8e, with the protein MEQYHGKSGSKISGTGGKRHKSSDKKLYLSGSPFTATKLGESEVRKLVSGRGRTFKVKLKHAAYANVLTNEGMKKARIKNVMESPANRNYARQNLMTKGTIIDTDAGRAKITNRVGQDGVVNCVLV; encoded by the coding sequence ATGGAACAATACCACGGAAAATCAGGCTCAAAAATTTCAGGGACAGGCGGCAAGCGCCACAAGTCCTCGGACAAAAAACTTTACCTTTCAGGCTCGCCTTTCACTGCAACCAAGCTTGGGGAGTCTGAAGTCAGAAAGCTGGTTTCCGGCAGGGGCAGGACCTTCAAGGTGAAGCTCAAGCACGCAGCATATGCAAATGTCCTGACAAATGAGGGCATGAAAAAAGCAAGGATAAAAAACGTGATGGAGTCGCCTGCAAACCGAAACTACGCAAGGCAGAACCTCATGACAAAAGGCACAATAATCGACACCGATGCAGGGCGGGCAAAAATAACGAACCGGGTCGGCCAGGATGGGGTTGTCAACTGCGTCCTTGTCTGA